CGCCTGGGCCAGCTCGGCGTGGGCGGCGGGGCGCAGGGCACGCTCGGGCCGTTGCCAGAGCGCCTGCGCGACCTTGCTGGCCCGGCGCACCAGCAGCACCTCACCGGGCCGCGCCAGGGTGACGGCGGCCAGGAGGGCCTGGGCGCTCGGCGGCACGTCCGACAGCGGATCGAGGTTGACCAGTGCCGTGACCCGTTCGCCGTGACGGCGCAGGCTGACGCGCGCCTCGGGCAGGGTGGGCCGCTGCTCGATCAGCACGTCGGCATGGGGTCCGGCTGCGGTGGGTGTGGCCAGCCCGCGCCGCGCGTCATTGGCGAGGTCGTGGGCCGACAGCATGTGCCGCCGGGTGCGCGGCACGTACGCCACCCGCAGCGGCACGCCCCGTGCTCCCGCCTCGTCCTGCACTTCCCGGGCGAGGTCCGCCAGCAGGTGCGGCCCGCGCCCCCGGCCCACCGACGCGATCACGGCCTCGTTGTCCGTGTAGACCGCCAGTGGCTCCCCTTCCGGCGCGTGCCGCACGGCTTCCAGCACCGCGCGTAATTCGGCGGCATTGTTGTCGGGGGCGTCCAGTTGGCCCTGGTAGCGGGCGGGCAGTTCGCCCGGCAGCAGCAGCACCAGCCCCCAGCCGCCCACGCCGTGCCCGTCCGGGCGTTCGTGCCAGCTCGCGTCTACGTAGGCCTGGTTCATGGGCCGTCTCCACCGCTGCGCTGAAGGCTGACTGCTGACCGCTGGCGGCTCTTCCCCATCGGCCTCCCATCATGCACCCCCCGGCACATGCAGAATGCGATACTCGCCGCATGGACGTTCTGGCGCTGTACCGGGAAGCAGGCGCGTACCACGAGGGGCATTTTCTGCTCGCGTCGGGCCGCCACTCGCCCAAGTTCCTGCAATCCACCACTGTGCTGCAATACCCCCACCTCACCGGGCAAATCGGGCAGGCCCTGGCGGAGAAGCTGCGCGAGGAAGGCATCCAGGCCGACCTGCTCGTCGGCCCCGCGATGGGCGGCGTCGTGCTGGCTTATGAGGTGGCGAGGCATTACGGCACCCGCGCCATCTTTGCTGAAAAGGACGGCAAAGGCGGCATGAAGGTCCGCGAGGCGTTCAGCATCCAGCCCGGAGAAACCTTCGTCGCTGTCGAGGACGTGCTGACCACCGGGGGCAGCGTCCTGAAGGCCGTCCGCGCGGTGGAGGCGCTGGGGGGCAGATGCGTCGCTGTCGCCTGCATCGTGGACCGCCGCAAGGAGGAGGGACCGCTGGAAGGGTATCCGCTCGTCAGCCTGACCCGCCTGACCTTCGACACCTACGCCCCGGACGAGGTGCCGGAGTGGCTGGCAGCGCGGCCCTTGCAGGAGATTTGAGGGATGGAGGGTGTGGGTGATGGGCGGTAGGAAAGACAGGGCTACGATTTGCCTTGCTCCCAGACAGCCCGGAAGAGTTCGGCTGGGGCGTCCGCATGGCTCATGGCGTTGCCGCCTTCCACGTTAAGAAAGCGGCGCACGAGTTCGTAGCCGAGCGCGTACCCGGCCCAGCGGGGGAGGTTCGCCGCCTCCGAACCGAAGAACCAGGCGGCGTGGTTGTAGGTAGGCGTGTACAGTTCCGCCCGTGCCCGCTGCCAGAGGGTATCCAAGCTGGAGTCAACGTGAGCGTAAGGCGGCGGCGCCCCCCGTTCCTCTGCCTCGAAATGCTGCGCCAGTCCCTCCGATACCAGGGCTTCCAGCAGCGTCCGCCCGTACCCCGGCCCCCGCCAGCGCCGCGCGTGGTGCAGTTCGTGGGCGAGGGTTGCGGGGACCTCGGTACGCCACCGTGTCATGAAATACGGGTTTTCTGGCGTGAGTGTGACCTGTACCCAATGGGGAAGGGGGGAGTAACCGCCGACGCCTGTTTCCGGCAGCGTCCAGGGCGTCATGTACACCGCCACATCCACCCCGTCCAGCCCCAGCCGCGCCGCGTGCCGCGTGAGGGCCTCCTGCGCCACCTCCCGCACCCCAGCTTCCAGTTCGGGGGAGAGGAGGCCCCCCGCGGTCATCAGGTGCAAGACATTTGCCATGCCCCAACCTACCGGCCCGTCCAGCCCCGGCGCGTCCGCTGAAGCCTGTAGCCCACCGACTGAAAGCGGCCAGCCTCCTCCCCGGAAAGCTGACCGCTGACGGCTGAACGCTGAATAGATCGGCGCGGGGCGGCCCGCGCCTCTTGTGCCTACTCGCTCCGCTCGCCCCTGACGGGTGGCATTAAATCTCCAGCAGCATCCGCGCCGGGTCTTCCAGGGCGTTTTTGATCGCCACCAGGAACAGCACCGCTTCCCGGCCGTCGATGATGCGGTGGTCATAGCTGAGGGCCACATACATCATCGGGCGGATCACGACCTGGCCGTTCTCGGCCACCGGGCGCTCGATGATGTTGTGCATGCCCAGAATCGCGCTCTGCGGTGCGTTGATGATCGGCGTGCTCATCATCGAGCCGAAGGTGCCGCCGTTGGTGATGCTGAAGGTGCCGCCGCTCATGTCCTCCAGCGTCAGCTTGCCAGTCTTGGCCTTCTGCGCGAACTCCGCGATCTGCTTCTCGATGTCGGCCAGGCTCATCTGGTCGGTGTTCCGCAGGATCGGCACGACCAGCCCGCGTTCGGACGCCACCGCGATGCCGATGTCGTAGTAGCCGTGGTAGATGATGTCCTTGCCGTCCACGCTGGCATTCAC
The window above is part of the Deinococcus metallilatus genome. Proteins encoded here:
- a CDS encoding ribonuclease HI, with amino-acid sequence MNQAYVDASWHERPDGHGVGGWGLVLLLPGELPARYQGQLDAPDNNAAELRAVLEAVRHAPEGEPLAVYTDNEAVIASVGRGRGPHLLADLAREVQDEAGARGVPLRVAYVPRTRRHMLSAHDLANDARRGLATPTAAGPHADVLIEQRPTLPEARVSLRRHGERVTALVNLDPLSDVPPSAQALLAAVTLARPGEVLLVRRASKVAQALWQRPERALRPAAHAELAQARQTADGLGVQVEFQGTG
- the pyrE gene encoding orotate phosphoribosyltransferase, with amino-acid sequence MDVLALYREAGAYHEGHFLLASGRHSPKFLQSTTVLQYPHLTGQIGQALAEKLREEGIQADLLVGPAMGGVVLAYEVARHYGTRAIFAEKDGKGGMKVREAFSIQPGETFVAVEDVLTTGGSVLKAVRAVEALGGRCVAVACIVDRRKEEGPLEGYPLVSLTRLTFDTYAPDEVPEWLAARPLQEI
- a CDS encoding DUF2268 domain-containing putative Zn-dependent protease (predicted Zn-dependent protease with a strongly conserved HExxH motif) gives rise to the protein MANVLHLMTAGGLLSPELEAGVREVAQEALTRHAARLGLDGVDVAVYMTPWTLPETGVGGYSPLPHWVQVTLTPENPYFMTRWRTEVPATLAHELHHARRWRGPGYGRTLLEALVSEGLAQHFEAEERGAPPPYAHVDSSLDTLWQRARAELYTPTYNHAAWFFGSEAANLPRWAGYALGYELVRRFLNVEGGNAMSHADAPAELFRAVWEQGKS